A section of the Streptomyces sp. V3I8 genome encodes:
- a CDS encoding GTPase-associated protein 1-related protein, which yields MTLSQLHYTSAPPGPDGSGFRFTAVSDGVPQGVLREAEQLIGYEPPRDRPARPDAGELADFPTAFSFSELSDGGRLLSRSVYTGIDYSGRWGNFHAHACLLPAGARLPDGALPITAWESRRWTRTTPDGGRPEPIDRLEPSGLMQHDTLVAFAASRADRLAAVLADVRAVAKDPGAGQVVLVERDSAAVAQWIALACAALPREQAHRLTFTTYTRRPAQARQQVVGALPSSETVAYGHRHRVHDCTRPPAPADAGDPDPWAQVCALVWRAGRPDLFRHHGPDLGSLAAAALTAGIALPAAALAAATHWVRDRAGSLPEEELARFVTALCEVRPPDGTASGTEAVPSGAEAGTASDAASADGFADGLGALFARLDGQVPAAVTAPLAARVLDAAVRGDGPVPVVHGASFTPQVRMRLGKELGHAVRAGVADPARPPAGRPLGLLRVADLLDVDCTDLLPELAARLARSLMDLPEARVPVSAAGPDARTGAYTGPRTDGGWASRTAPAATAGRDGATPWWSTRSDPTAAGTGTGNGAGSGHGDDGGQGGGGPVDRQDLAALRDAVAEHPTLRIALFGALDAVAAARPVAAARMLAVADLPVRGHPGFPHLRMCASNALPTGVGDRLTAFHGVVRTAGVSAHAEPAVLRTALGLVWPGELPTGQEASLLLNQLGSDLHRAAGTRDLLIDAALAAPADDRDVPVLAADLLRCFTTELEPERRAALLLLEFAGLLGTEGEGLDWVRRAAALTVNARSLPAPVLERVHRALARRLLSGAVPPGELYALALSGDPALLAAYERAARSAPVGDRLRTVPHYVAECFCDWSSHAGTHPAWDETCAVLLAKVLRPIVRALPAENLTQVEADLARAGRGKLDAFRSWNRPGALGRLAGRFTGRGRGRGDGTDGGADSGTGSGTGSGSGSGRHDDPSSRYGDVAPPYDGGERR from the coding sequence GTGACGCTCTCCCAGCTCCACTACACCTCGGCGCCGCCCGGACCCGACGGCTCCGGCTTCCGGTTCACGGCGGTGAGCGACGGCGTACCGCAGGGCGTGCTCAGGGAGGCGGAGCAGCTCATCGGGTACGAGCCGCCGCGCGACCGGCCCGCCCGGCCCGACGCCGGTGAACTGGCGGACTTCCCCACGGCGTTCAGCTTCAGCGAACTCTCCGACGGCGGGCGGCTGCTGAGCCGGTCCGTGTACACGGGCATCGACTACAGCGGGCGCTGGGGCAACTTCCACGCACACGCCTGCCTCCTGCCCGCCGGGGCCCGGCTGCCGGACGGCGCGCTGCCCATCACGGCCTGGGAGTCGCGGCGTTGGACCCGCACCACACCTGACGGCGGGAGGCCCGAACCGATCGACCGCCTGGAGCCGTCGGGGCTCATGCAGCACGACACGCTGGTCGCCTTCGCGGCGTCCCGCGCCGACCGGCTCGCGGCGGTCCTCGCCGACGTCCGGGCGGTCGCAAAGGACCCGGGGGCCGGGCAGGTCGTGCTGGTGGAGCGGGACAGCGCGGCCGTGGCCCAGTGGATCGCGCTGGCCTGCGCGGCGCTGCCGCGCGAGCAGGCGCACCGGCTGACCTTCACGACGTACACGCGACGGCCGGCGCAGGCCAGGCAGCAGGTCGTCGGCGCGCTGCCGTCGTCCGAGACCGTGGCGTACGGCCACCGGCACCGGGTCCACGACTGCACCCGGCCCCCCGCGCCGGCCGACGCGGGGGACCCGGACCCGTGGGCGCAGGTGTGCGCCCTGGTGTGGCGGGCGGGCCGGCCCGACCTGTTCCGGCATCACGGGCCCGACCTCGGTTCGCTGGCCGCGGCGGCGCTCACCGCCGGGATCGCGCTGCCCGCGGCGGCCCTCGCGGCCGCCACGCACTGGGTCCGCGACCGTGCGGGCAGCCTGCCCGAGGAGGAACTGGCGCGGTTCGTCACCGCGCTGTGCGAGGTACGGCCGCCGGACGGCACGGCATCCGGCACGGAAGCCGTGCCGTCCGGCGCGGAAGCCGGGACGGCGTCCGACGCGGCGTCTGCGGACGGTTTCGCCGACGGGCTGGGCGCGCTGTTCGCACGCCTCGACGGGCAGGTGCCCGCCGCCGTCACCGCGCCGCTCGCCGCGCGGGTGCTGGACGCGGCGGTGCGCGGCGACGGGCCCGTCCCCGTCGTCCACGGCGCCTCGTTCACGCCCCAGGTGCGGATGCGGCTCGGCAAGGAGCTGGGGCACGCGGTCCGCGCGGGCGTCGCCGACCCGGCGCGGCCCCCGGCCGGGCGACCGCTCGGCCTGCTGCGGGTCGCCGACCTGCTGGACGTCGACTGCACCGACCTCCTCCCGGAACTCGCGGCACGGCTGGCCCGGTCCCTGATGGACCTCCCGGAGGCCCGGGTACCCGTCTCCGCGGCGGGCCCGGACGCACGTACGGGCGCGTACACGGGCCCGCGTACGGACGGGGGATGGGCGAGCCGGACCGCCCCGGCCGCGACCGCCGGCCGCGACGGCGCGACCCCCTGGTGGAGCACCCGCTCGGACCCCACGGCGGCAGGCACCGGCACCGGGAACGGGGCCGGCAGCGGGCACGGTGACGACGGTGGGCAGGGTGGCGGTGGGCCCGTCGACCGGCAGGATCTCGCCGCGCTGCGTGACGCCGTCGCCGAGCACCCCACCCTCCGGATCGCCCTCTTCGGCGCGCTCGACGCCGTCGCCGCCGCCCGGCCGGTGGCCGCCGCGCGGATGCTGGCCGTCGCGGACCTGCCCGTACGGGGCCACCCGGGGTTCCCGCACCTGCGGATGTGCGCGTCGAACGCGCTGCCCACGGGGGTGGGCGACCGGCTCACGGCGTTCCACGGCGTGGTGCGTACCGCGGGGGTCTCGGCGCACGCCGAGCCGGCCGTCCTGCGGACCGCGCTCGGCCTGGTGTGGCCCGGTGAACTGCCCACGGGGCAGGAGGCGAGCCTGCTGCTCAACCAGCTCGGCTCCGACCTGCACCGCGCCGCCGGCACCCGGGACCTGCTGATCGACGCCGCCCTCGCGGCACCGGCCGACGACCGCGACGTCCCGGTGCTCGCCGCCGACCTGCTGCGCTGCTTCACCACGGAACTGGAACCGGAGCGGCGCGCCGCGCTCCTGCTGCTGGAGTTCGCGGGCCTGCTCGGCACCGAGGGCGAGGGGCTGGACTGGGTACGGCGCGCGGCGGCGCTCACCGTGAACGCCCGCTCCCTGCCCGCGCCGGTCCTCGAACGGGTGCACCGTGCCCTGGCGCGCCGCCTGCTGTCCGGCGCGGTGCCGCCCGGTGAGCTGTACGCGCTGGCCCTCTCCGGCGACCCCGCCCTGCTCGCGGCGTACGAGCGGGCGGCCCGGTCCGCCCCGGTGGGCGACCGGCTGCGCACCGTCCCGCACTACGTCGCCGAGTGTTTCTGCGACTGGAGTTCGCACGCGGGTACGCACCCGGCGTGGGACGAGACGTGTGCCGTGCTGCTGGCCAAGGTGCTGCGGCCGATCGTGCGGGCGCTGCCCGCCGAGAACCTGACGCAGGTCGAGGCGGACCTCGCCCGGGCCGGCCGCGGCAAGCTCGACGCCTTCCGGTCCTGGAACCGGCCCGGCGCGCTCGGCCGCCTCGCGGGCCGGTTCACCGGTCGCGGACGTGGCAGGGGCGACGGCACGGACGGCGGCGCGGACAGTGGCACGGGCAGTGGCACGGGCAGTGGCAGTGGCAGTGGCAGGCACGACGATCCGTCCTCGCGGTACGGGGACGTGGCACCCCCGTACGACGGCGGGGAACGCCGGTGA